In a genomic window of Quercus lobata isolate SW786 chromosome 4, ValleyOak3.0 Primary Assembly, whole genome shotgun sequence:
- the LOC115986929 gene encoding uncharacterized protein At5g39865-like — protein sequence MAEFENSVEFSGKSKPSATGSFFFNRSLTLNPSITAAADSSPKSHHQTGLDRSGSGSFNKFYSSFESVRSASNSFKGKVKKLCSFFEAPKSIEESQTHLPSKLKPGQKQPDSEFRVSSLSPDISGPIRLPGTGDRIVVYFTSLRGIRRTYEDCYSVRMIFRGFRVWVDERDVSLDSAYKKELQSVLSGETNGNKNSKNHGNLVTLPQVFIRGKHIGGAETVKHLFETGELAKLLEGFPVQKLGFSFGCDSCGDVRFAPCTNCNGSRKVFDEEEDRVQRCLECNENGLIRCPDCSS from the coding sequence ATGGCAGAGTTTGAAAATAGCGTGGAATTCTCGGGCAAATCGAAGCCATCCGCAACtggttctttcttcttcaaccGTTCTCTCACTTTAAACCCATCCATCACCGCCGCCGCCGATTCCTCTCCGAAATCCCATCACCAAACCGGCCTAGACCGGTCCGGTTCGGGCTCGTTCAACAAGTTCTACTCCTCCTTCGAATCGGTCCGGTCCGCCAGCAATTCCTTCAAGGGAAAGGTCAAGAAGCTCTGCAGCTTCTTCGAAGCCCCGAAAAGCATCGAAGAGTCGCAAACCCATTTGCCGAGTAAGCTCAAACCGGGCCAAAAACAACCCGACTCGGAGTTTCGGGTTTCTTCGCTCTCGCCCGATATTTCGGGCCCTATTCGTTTGCCCGGCACCGGGGACAGAATCGTCGTGTATTTCACTAGCTTGCGCGGGATTCGGCGGACCTACGAGGATTGCTACTCGGTGAGGATGATATTTCGGGGGTTTCGGGTTTGGGTTGACGAGCGAGACGTGTCGCTCGACTCGGCGTACAAGAAGGAACTGCAAAGCGTGTTATCGGGCGAGACCAACGGCAACAAAAACAGCAAGAACCACGGCAATCTGGTGACCCTGCCGCAGGTTTTCATCAGAGGGAAGCATATCGGAGGAGCCGAGACGGTCAAGCACTTGTTCGAAACCGGCGAGCTGGCGAAACTGCTCGAAGGGTTTCCGGTTCAGAAACTCGGGTTCAGTTTCGGCTGCGACAGCTGTGGCGATGTCCGGTTCGCGCCATGCACGAACTGCAATGGGAGTAGGAAGGTgtttgatgaagaagaagacagaGTCCAGAGATGCTTGGAATGCAATGAAAATGGTTTGATTCGGTGCCCGGATTGTagttcttga